One window of the Panulirus ornatus isolate Po-2019 chromosome 12, ASM3632096v1, whole genome shotgun sequence genome contains the following:
- the LOC139751777 gene encoding uncharacterized protein: protein MLLAYSEEPPAILMTYCGQYTLQDIIKGKGPDGYDLLQLGLMVGQRLLEIHRKGLIHNDLKPNNVVVSGDPQSPRVNIIDLGLACFEDMTNELESDPEDYPWMAPEVKRGQPSTRKSDVFSYAVLLIRILQIVYKRRRLRVE, encoded by the coding sequence ATGTTGTTGGCTTATTCCGAGGAACCACCAGCCATCTTGATGACCTACTGCGGCCAATACACTCTCCAGGATATCATTAAAGGCAAAGGACCAGATGGCTACGATCTCCTGCAACTGGGACTGATGGTTGGACAAAGGCTTCTTGAAATACACCGCAAAGGACTCATCCACAATGACCTAAAGCCTAACAATGTGGTCGTGAGCGGCGATCCGCAGTCACCCAGAGTGAACATCATCGATCTGGGACTTGCATGTTTCGAGGACATGACTAATGAACTCGAGAGCGATCCTGAGGATTACCCATGGATGGCTCCTGAGGTGAAGCGTGGCCAACCTAGCACAAGAAAGTCTGATGTGTTCTCATATGCCGTCCTCCTTATTAGAATACTTCAAATAGTTTATAAGAGACGCCGCTTACGCGTG